One window of the Planktothrix sp. FACHB-1365 genome contains the following:
- a CDS encoding sulfite exporter TauE/SafE family protein, whose translation MKNFNFKINHFFFTIVIITIWLIYMSYTHQWNLFIENWFMSITMIFGSFIAGATAEGGGAVAFPVMTLIFHITPDIARNFSLAIQSIGMSAAAYLIITQRIPINKTYLLLCSLGGFLGLILGTYLIAPLVSPPYTKMFFVSLWLSFGVILFCININESHQKKESLPPLSTTDKNILILLGFLGGIVVSIVGTGIDILTFAFVTVRYRLSEKIATPTSVCLMAGNSIVGFLLHVFWIGDFGIQEFHYWLVCIPVVVFGAPLGAYFINQKSRIFIANFLFFVLIAQFIGALIVIQPRGLLAWFTLGTFVTGLILFFSLNHIGRTSKKSQVFNLKNLKK comes from the coding sequence ATGAAAAATTTCAACTTCAAAATTAATCACTTTTTTTTCACGATTGTAATTATTACAATTTGGCTCATTTATATGAGTTATACTCATCAATGGAATTTATTCATAGAAAATTGGTTCATGTCAATAACGATGATATTTGGATCTTTTATTGCTGGAGCAACAGCCGAAGGAGGCGGAGCAGTTGCTTTCCCTGTTATGACTCTAATTTTTCACATCACGCCAGATATTGCACGTAATTTTAGTTTAGCAATTCAAAGCATCGGTATGAGCGCCGCTGCTTACTTAATTATTACTCAAAGAATTCCTATTAATAAAACGTATTTATTGCTCTGTAGCTTAGGGGGATTTTTAGGATTAATTTTGGGGACTTACTTAATTGCTCCTCTCGTCTCTCCTCCTTATACTAAAATGTTTTTTGTTTCTTTATGGCTCAGTTTCGGAGTTATTCTTTTTTGCATAAACATTAATGAATCGCATCAAAAGAAAGAATCTCTTCCGCCTCTATCTACAACTGACAAAAATATACTTATATTATTAGGTTTTTTAGGAGGTATCGTTGTTTCTATTGTTGGTACTGGCATCGATATACTAACATTTGCTTTTGTAACAGTCAGATATCGATTATCTGAAAAAATTGCTACTCCAACCAGTGTCTGTCTGATGGCAGGAAATTCTATAGTTGGCTTTTTACTTCATGTTTTTTGGATTGGTGATTTTGGAATTCAAGAGTTTCACTACTGGTTGGTTTGTATTCCTGTTGTCGTCTTTGGAGCTCCTTTAGGAGCTTATTTCATTAACCAGAAAAGTCGGATTTTTATAGCGAATTTTCTCTTTTTCGTGTTAATTGCACAATTTATTGGTGCTTTAATAGTTATCCAACCAAGAGGTTTGTTAGCTTGGTTTACTTTAGGCACTTTTGTAACTGGGTTAATTCTATTTTTTAGTTTGAATCACATTGGCAGAACATCTAAAAAATCACAAGTGTTTAATTTAAAAAACCTTAAAAAGTGA